From a single Podarcis raffonei isolate rPodRaf1 chromosome 10, rPodRaf1.pri, whole genome shotgun sequence genomic region:
- the SSBP1 gene encoding single-stranded DNA-binding protein, mitochondrial isoform X1, producing the protein MLRRPLLQVMRQFVRHESESPTLPLVLERSLNRIQLLGRVGQDPVMRQVEGKNPVTIFSLATNEMWRSGESESFQGDRGDITQKTTWHRISVFRPGLRDVAYQYVKKGARIYVEGKIDYGEYVDKNNVRRQATTIIADNIIFLSDLLREKE; encoded by the exons ATGTTGCGCAGGCCCTTACTGCAG GTGATGCGCCAGTTTGTGAGGCACGAGTCTGAGTCGCCGACGCTGCCTTTAGTCCTTGAACGAT ccTTGAATCGTATCCAATTACTTGGCCGTGTAGGACAGGATCCTGTCATGAGGCAAGTTGAAGGCAAAAACCCGGTCACCATCTTCAGCCTTGCAACCAACGAGATGTGGCGATCGGGAGAAAGCGAATCGTTCCAAGGA gaccGAGGTGATATTACACAGAAGACGACATGGCACAGGATCTCTGTGTTCAGACCGGGGCTAAGAGATGTGGCGTATCAGTATGTGAAGAAGGG TGCTCGGATCTACGTGGAAGGGAAGATTGACTACGGCGAGTACGTAGACAAGAACAATGTAAGGCGGCAAGCCACAACAATCATAGCAG ATAACATTATTTTCCTGAGCGACCTTCTTAGAGAAAAGGAATGA
- the SSBP1 gene encoding single-stranded DNA-binding protein, mitochondrial isoform X2: MLRRPLLQVMRQFVRHESESPTLPLVLERSLNRIQLLGRVGQDPVMRQVEGKNPVTIFSLATNEMWRSGESESFQGGDITQKTTWHRISVFRPGLRDVAYQYVKKGARIYVEGKIDYGEYVDKNNVRRQATTIIADNIIFLSDLLREKE; encoded by the exons ATGTTGCGCAGGCCCTTACTGCAG GTGATGCGCCAGTTTGTGAGGCACGAGTCTGAGTCGCCGACGCTGCCTTTAGTCCTTGAACGAT ccTTGAATCGTATCCAATTACTTGGCCGTGTAGGACAGGATCCTGTCATGAGGCAAGTTGAAGGCAAAAACCCGGTCACCATCTTCAGCCTTGCAACCAACGAGATGTGGCGATCGGGAGAAAGCGAATCGTTCCAAGGAG GTGATATTACACAGAAGACGACATGGCACAGGATCTCTGTGTTCAGACCGGGGCTAAGAGATGTGGCGTATCAGTATGTGAAGAAGGG TGCTCGGATCTACGTGGAAGGGAAGATTGACTACGGCGAGTACGTAGACAAGAACAATGTAAGGCGGCAAGCCACAACAATCATAGCAG ATAACATTATTTTCCTGAGCGACCTTCTTAGAGAAAAGGAATGA